The Halarchaeum grantii nucleotide sequence GCGAGCGGGAGGAAGACGAGGTACATCGGGACGTACACCCAGACGAACGTGCCGGCGATGGCCCGCTCCTGCATCCCCTGCAGCGTCGTCGGCGCGGTGCCGGCGGAGACGGCGAGCGCGAGGACGACGACGGAGACGGGGACGGTGAGGCCGAGCGTGTAGAGCGGGTGGCGCTTGAAGAAGAGGTGGGGATGCGTGAACACCCACTTCGCCTCGTGCGTGCCTTCGCGGTCGTAGATGCGCGCGAAGAGCGCGCCGCCGTCCTTGAAGCGCTCGATGAGGCCGAGGTTGAGGAGGCCGGGTTCGCGACTCGTCGTCTCCTCGCCGCCCTCGCCGTCCTGCAGGCGGAGGTAGCCGTCGCCGGGTTCGTCCTCCTTCACGGTGGAGACGAGGACGAGGAAGCCGACGCCGACGAGCGGGATGAGCGCGTAGACCGTCCCGTAGAGGAGGCGGTCCTGTGATTGGCCGAGCATGCTCATGATGACGAGGATGATGATGAGCAGGAGCGGGAACAGCGAGAGCGTCATGAACATCTCGCCGAAGAGCTCGAGCGTGTCGAGCGTGAGCTCCTGTTGCTGTTTCGCCGTCCGCATGTGCTTGTCCTTCTTGTCGGAGAGGAAGCTCGTCATGTCCCCACCGGAGTTGACGATGGAGAGCATGTCGGTGAGGAACTGGCTGAGTTCGTCCGACGGCGTCTCGAGCGAGCGGTTTCGCACCGCCGTCCGGTAATCGGTGTCGAAGTACTGCGTCTCTTGGACGATGCTCCGGAACTCGAGTGCGACCTCGCCGTAGGTGTCGTCGGCTTTCGCCATCGCTTCGAGGATTTCGAGCTGGTTCATGCCGCCCATCGAGAGGGCGTACATGAACGCGACAGCGTCCGGGAGGAGCATGTTGATCTCACGTTTGCGCTCGCCGGCGGTCATGTACGGGATGCCGACGAGGCCGCCGAAGCCGGCGGCGAACCCGATGGTGCCGAAGAAGAGCCCGGTGACGAGGACGAGCGCGGGGACCTTGATGAGGTCCAGGAAGTCCGCGACGGCCTGACTCGGGATGTAGAGGCCGACGAGGTCCTCGGTCGGGATGACGCCGGTCGCGAAGAGCGCCCACCCGGCGAGCGTCCCGAGCGCCCAGAGGGCGAGCCCGACGATGACGCCGACGCCGAGCGCGCGCGAGAGGAACAACTCGACGGTCTCGTCACGACGCGCTTCCGCGAGCTTCGTCTCGACGTCCGCGACGAAGTCGCTCGAGTCGTCGAAGAGCCACTGGAAGACCGGATAGAAGGCCTGTGCGAGGAGGTCGCCGGAGCCGAACGCGGACTCGTTCTCGAGGCTCATTCCGCTCCCTCGTCACCCGTCTCCGTGTCGGCCTCCTCGTCCGTCTCCCCGGTCGGTTCCTCGTCCGTCTCTCCGGTCGGCTCCTCGTCCTCCGCTGCTCCCGTCGCGTCCTCGGTGGTCGCCTCCGTGCTCGCGTCTGCCGCCTCGCCCGCGTCCGTCTCCGCGCTCGCCTCTTCGCCTTCGGCCACCTCTTCGGTTCCCGCCGTCTCCTCGTCCGTCTCGTCGGGCGCTTCTTCGCCCGCGCCTTCGGTGGCCTCGGCGTAGACCTCCTCGATGGTCGGCGTCTCGCCGGTCTCGTCGACGACGACGTCGGCGTCGGCGG carries:
- a CDS encoding type II secretion system F family protein → MSLENESAFGSGDLLAQAFYPVFQWLFDDSSDFVADVETKLAEARRDETVELFLSRALGVGVIVGLALWALGTLAGWALFATGVIPTEDLVGLYIPSQAVADFLDLIKVPALVLVTGLFFGTIGFAAGFGGLVGIPYMTAGERKREINMLLPDAVAFMYALSMGGMNQLEILEAMAKADDTYGEVALEFRSIVQETQYFDTDYRTAVRNRSLETPSDELSQFLTDMLSIVNSGGDMTSFLSDKKDKHMRTAKQQQELTLDTLELFGEMFMTLSLFPLLLIIILVIMSMLGQSQDRLLYGTVYALIPLVGVGFLVLVSTVKEDEPGDGYLRLQDGEGGEETTSREPGLLNLGLIERFKDGGALFARIYDREGTHEAKWVFTHPHLFFKRHPLYTLGLTVPVSVVVLALAVSAGTAPTTLQGMQERAIAGTFVWVYVPMYLVFLPLAVFREWNERSRHRITNKLSDDLRKLSSANDTGLTLLESIKTVSDTSSGKLSEEFKIVYAKVNYGTSLRDALVEFNNKYHIPRLARTVKLVSKAQEASSQISAVLTTAAQASENQDDIERERKSRTRMQVVIIMMTYLTLLAVMAILKVRFLDVMAGLASQASGGGGAASQAGGGSMSFGGGIDTQKLNMMFFHAVTIQGVLSGFIAGYIRDADLLSGVKFAVILPTVALVVFTFI